One part of the Coffea eugenioides isolate CCC68of chromosome 10, Ceug_1.0, whole genome shotgun sequence genome encodes these proteins:
- the LOC113749970 gene encoding ubiquitin-fold modifier-conjugating enzyme 1: protein MEGWDQTTKSTLTQIPLLTTKAGPRDGAAWTQRLKEEYKALIAYTSMNKSNDNDWFRISAANPEGTRWTGKCWYVHNLLKYEFDLQFDIPVTYPATAPELELPQLDGKTHKMYRGGKICLTVHFKPLWAKNCPRFGIAHALCLGLAPWLAAEIPILVDSGMIKHKDDAASSSEV, encoded by the exons ATGGAGGGGTGGGATCAGACGACGAAATCAACGCTAACCCAGATCCCATTACTGACCACAAAAGCGGGTCCACGTGACGGGGCGGCGTGGACGCAGCGGCTGAAGGAGGAGTACAAGGCGCTGATAGCTTATACCTCGATGAATAAGTCCAATGATAACGATTGGTTTCGGATCTCCGCTGCTAACCCGGAAGGGACCCGGTGGACCGGCAAGTGTTGGTACGTTCACAACCTCCTCAAGTATGAATTCGACCTCCAGTTCGATATCCCGGTAACTTATCCAGCTACAGCTCCCGAACTTGAGCTGCCTCAATTGGATGGCAAAACTCACAAG ATGTATAGAGGTGGGAAGATTTGCTTGACAGTGCATTTCAAACCGCTATGGGCAAAGAATTG TCCTAGGTTCGGAATAGCTCATGCACTGTGTTTGGGCCTTGCACCATGGCTTGCAGCAGAGATTCCTATACTTGTGGATTCCGGCATGATTAAACACAAAGATGATGCTGCCTCTTCCAGTGAGGTTTAA
- the LOC113749559 gene encoding ubiquitin-fold modifier-conjugating enzyme 1-like: MEGWDQTTKSTLTQIPLLTTKAGPRDGAAWTRRLKEEYKALIAYTSMNKSNDNDWFRISAANPEGTRWTGKCWYVHNLLKYEFDLQLDIPVTYPATAPELELPQLDGKTHKMYRGGKICLTVHFKPLWAKNCPRFGIAHALCLGLAPWLAAEIPILVDSGMIKHKDDAASSSEV; this comes from the exons ATGGAGGGGTGGGATCAGACGACGAAATCAACGCTAACCCAGATCCCATTACTGACCACAAAAGCGGGTCCACGCGACGGGGCGGCGTGGACGCGGCGGCTGAAGGAGGAGTACAAGGCGCTGATAGCTTATACCTCGATGAATAAGTCCAATGATAACGATTGGTTTCGGATCTCCGCTGCTAACCCGGAAGGGACCCGGTGGACCGGCAAGTGTTGGTACGTTCACAACCTCCTCAAGTATGAATTCGACCTCCAGCTCGATATCCCGGTAACTTATCCAGCTACAGCTCCCGAACTTGAGCTGCCTCAATTGGATGGTAAAACTCACAAG ATGTATAGAGGTGGGAAGATTTGCTTGACAGTGCATTTCAAACCGCTATGGGCAAAGAATTG TCCTAGGTTCGGAATAGCTCATGCACTGTGTTTGGGCCTTGCACCATGGCTTGCAGCAGAGATTCCTATACTTGTGGATTCCGGCATGATTAAACACAAAGATGATGCTGCCTCTTCCAGTGAGGTTTAA